One genomic window of Campylobacter sp. RM12651 includes the following:
- a CDS encoding DNA polymerase — MILLFDFDIFMDYNKKIEFLKEIAKMGLSSCFVLSEEFDKTNIEIITQDTSLVVLRKSIEDKNAFIYKFLNKYKKETIIFFTNNKNFLLQLEYNQNLYIKNFFSKYTYNYEDINKKNKFDIIKKYIDEMQEKSFITLEEFLLDKTEELVTNNIEISVIIKYIQNLFFEYFVKIKTIKEVACTLEKKLYLNTEKYKKNNDLNKLFQQKQKTFYIDSNKEKIIYILDNFEYFEIDKVDNEEVLNFIKLNNFIIFDKEKIFKILGFMLPNYQDLKLYYWLIDNTKKNISIEFMLEKLLNIDIKIGIDEKMEIKKLIGLKVLFEHIRKMNFFNLRFFPLEKEFEKILDLMNINSYLFDNIEWQKDNNIIKKDIDETIKELKSKGLFLQNTDFNSFLCDENIVYFFKKINIKSKTKNNKIVLNNDELLRYQDNLSANYLNDFLAFKKIRALKYFIQAVKAIKPIDDRIKTTFSSTNTKTGRLTSSEVNLQNISRECVIENFFVSKYIKSNNKSDFIKIDYSQIELRMLAHFSQDNFLIKSFQDGEDIHLNTATELFKFEINKQNVEHYRKIAKAINFGLIYGMGARALSHTIKQPIEIAKNYIERHQNVLNGAVKFIEKLQKEARNNKYIHSLNGRKIYFENGILINKLDRVSINNLCQASASDVIKLAMLVIKRELDIVPLLQIHDELIFDYKAINKVDTIIDIMKNIYSNQYISKHQDLYFNKELNINLDVNIKIDKSI, encoded by the coding sequence ATGATTTTATTATTCGATTTTGATATATTTATGGATTATAACAAGAAAATAGAATTCTTAAAAGAAATAGCTAAGATGGGATTATCTAGCTGTTTTGTATTAAGTGAAGAATTTGATAAAACAAACATAGAAATCATAACTCAAGACACATCTTTGGTTGTGTTAAGAAAAAGTATAGAAGATAAAAATGCTTTCATATATAAATTTTTAAACAAATATAAAAAAGAAACAATAATATTTTTTACTAATAATAAAAATTTTTTACTACAGTTGGAATATAATCAAAATTTATATATAAAAAACTTTTTTTCAAAATATACATATAACTATGAAGATATAAACAAAAAGAATAAATTTGATATTATAAAAAAATATATAGATGAAATGCAGGAAAAATCTTTTATAACACTAGAAGAATTTTTGCTTGATAAAACAGAAGAATTGGTCACTAATAATATTGAAATTAGCGTCATAATAAAGTATATTCAAAATCTATTTTTTGAATATTTTGTTAAAATAAAAACAATTAAAGAGGTTGCCTGCACTCTAGAAAAAAAACTATATCTAAATACTGAAAAATATAAAAAAAATAATGATTTAAATAAACTATTTCAACAAAAACAAAAAACATTTTATATAGATAGCAATAAAGAAAAAATTATCTATATATTAGATAATTTTGAATATTTTGAAATAGATAAAGTCGATAATGAAGAAGTATTAAATTTTATAAAATTAAATAATTTTATTATTTTTGATAAAGAAAAAATATTTAAAATATTGGGTTTTATGCTTCCTAATTATCAAGATTTAAAATTATATTATTGGCTGATAGATAATACGAAAAAAAATATTAGCATAGAATTTATGCTTGAAAAACTATTAAATATAGATATAAAAATTGGGATAGATGAAAAAATGGAGATTAAAAAACTAATAGGTTTAAAGGTGTTGTTTGAACATATTAGAAAAATGAATTTTTTTAATTTAAGGTTCTTTCCATTAGAAAAGGAATTTGAGAAAATTTTAGATTTAATGAACATTAATAGTTATTTATTTGATAATATTGAATGGCAAAAAGATAATAATATAATAAAAAAAGATATTGACGAAACAATTAAAGAGCTAAAATCAAAAGGGTTATTTCTACAAAATACAGATTTTAATTCCTTTTTATGTGATGAAAATATAGTTTATTTTTTTAAAAAAATAAATATTAAATCAAAAACGAAAAATAATAAAATTGTTTTAAATAATGATGAATTATTAAGGTATCAAGACAATTTAAGTGCCAATTATCTAAATGACTTTTTAGCGTTTAAAAAGATTAGAGCTTTAAAATATTTTATACAAGCTGTAAAGGCAATAAAACCTATAGATGACCGAATAAAAACAACATTTTCAAGTACTAACACAAAAACTGGCAGACTAACTTCCAGTGAAGTTAATCTACAAAACATTTCAAGAGAGTGCGTAATAGAAAACTTTTTTGTCAGCAAATATATTAAATCAAATAATAAAAGTGATTTTATAAAAATTGATTATTCTCAGATTGAGTTAAGAATGTTGGCTCATTTTAGTCAAGATAATTTTTTGATAAAATCTTTTCAAGATGGAGAGGATATTCACTTAAACACAGCAACAGAATTATTTAAGTTTGAAATAAACAAACAAAATGTAGAGCATTATAGAAAAATTGCCAAAGCAATTAATTTTGGTTTAATTTACGGTATGGGTGCAAGAGCTTTATCTCATACAATAAAACAACCAATAGAGATAGCTAAAAATTATATAGAAAGGCATCAAAATGTTTTAAATGGTGCTGTAAAATTTATAGAAAAATTGCAAAAAGAAGCTAGAAATAATAAATATATCCATAGTTTAAATGGTCGTAAAATTTATTTTGAAAATGGAATTTTAATTAATAAATTAGACAGAGTTTCTATAAATAACTTATGTCAAGCATCTGCATCAGACGTAATTAAGTTAGCTATGTTGGTAATAAAAAGAGAGCTAGATATTGTACCATTGTTACAAATTCATGATGAACTTATTTTTGATTATAAAGCTATTAATAAAGTAGATACTATTATTGATATTATGAAAAACATATATAGTAATCAGTACATATCTAAACATCAAGATTTATATTTTAATAAAGAGCTAAATATAAATCTTGATGTTAATATAAAAATTGATAAATCAATTTAA
- a CDS encoding transglycosylase SLT domain-containing protein: MIKIGFIFLIYIKMFAFTDLEIAEAIKKVAFEENINPKILYTIVKIESNFNPKIISMLLEKDEVNKIITLNRKNKFKVSFYDYALNSNKKIVNILAYNKDDLVILTQILKENNFSFDVGLAQINSYNFSISEVEQVVSLEGNLRKATQILKSCIVAKKDIENAIECYNYGLKPRKKNIYFARFKKSFIKDFGV; this comes from the coding sequence ATGATAAAAATAGGATTTATTTTTCTTATATACATAAAAATGTTTGCATTCACTGATTTGGAAATAGCAGAAGCAATAAAGAAGGTTGCATTTGAAGAAAATATTAATCCTAAGATTTTATATACAATTGTAAAAATAGAGAGTAATTTTAATCCAAAAATAATTTCAATGTTATTGGAAAAAGATGAAGTAAACAAAATCATTACTTTAAACCGCAAGAATAAATTTAAAGTATCTTTTTATGATTATGCTTTAAACTCTAATAAAAAAATAGTCAATATACTTGCTTATAATAAAGATGATTTAGTTATCCTAACACAAATATTAAAAGAGAATAACTTTTCTTTTGATGTTGGACTAGCTCAAATTAATTCATATAATTTTTCTATTTCTGAAGTTGAGCAAGTTGTTAGTTTGGAGGGGAATTTGAGAAAAGCAACTCAAATTCTTAAATCTTGTATCGTTGCAAAAAAAGATATTGAAAACGCTATAGAATGCTACAATTACGGTCTAAAACCACGTAAGAAAAATATTTATTTTGCAAGGTTTAAAAAGAGTTTTATAAAAGATTTCGGAGTTTAA